From Symphalangus syndactylus isolate Jambi chromosome X, NHGRI_mSymSyn1-v2.1_pri, whole genome shotgun sequence, the proteins below share one genomic window:
- the MAGEA11 gene encoding melanoma-associated antigen 11 — protein METRVRREGLGCSPASIKRKKKREDSGYLGLQVSTMFSEDDFQSTERAPYGPQIQQWSQDLARVQVFREQANQEDRSPRRTQRITGGEEVLWGPITQIFPTVWPADLTRVIMPLEQRSQHCKPEEGLQAQEEDLGLVGAQALQAEEQEAAFFSFTLNVGTLEDVPAAESPSPPQSLQEESSSPTAMAAIFGSLSDEGFSSQGKEGPSTSPDLIDPESFSQDILHDKIIDLVHLLLRKYRVKGLITKAEMLGSVIKNYADYFPEIFREASACMQLLFGIDVKEVDPTSHSYILVTSLNLSYDGIQCNEQSMPKSGLLIIVLGVIFMEGNCIPEEVMWEVLSIMGVYAGREHFLFGEPKKLLTQDWVQEKYLVYRQVPGTDPACYEFLWGPRAHAETSKMKVLEYIANANGRDPTSYPSLYEDALREEGEGV, from the exons ATGGAGACTCGGGTCCGCAGAGAGGGTCTCGGGTGCAGCCCTGCCAGCatcaagaggaagaagaagagggaggacTCAGGATACCTTGGACTCCAG GTGAGCACTATGTTCTCAGAGGACGACTTCCAGTCAACAGAAAGAGCCCCATATGGTCCACaaatacaacagtggtcccaGGATCTGGCAAGAGTCCAG GTTTTTAGAGAACAGGCCAACCAGGAGGACAGGAGTCCCAGGAGGACCCAGAGGATCACTGGAGGAGAAGAAGT gctGTGGGGCCCCATCACCCAGATATTTCCCACAGTTTGGCCTGCTGACCTAACGAGAGTCATCATGCCTCTTGAGCAAAGAAGTCAGCACTGCAAGCCTGAGGAAGGCCTTCAGGCCCAAGAAGAAGACCTGGGCTTGGTGGGTGCACAGGCTCTCCAAGCTGAGGAACAGGAGGCTGCCTTCTTCTCCTTTACTCTGAATGTGGGCACTCTAGAGGACGTGCCTGCTGCTGAGTCACCAAGTCCTCCCCAGAGTCTTCAGGAAGAGTCCTCCTCTCCCACTGCCATGGCCGCCATCTTTGGGAGCCTATCTGATGAGGGCTTCAGCAGCCAAGGAAAGGAGGGGCCAAGTACCTCGCCTGACCTGATAGACCCTGAGTCCTTTTCCCAAGATATACTACATGACAAGATAATTGATTTGGTTCATTTATTGCTCCGCAAGTATCGAGTCAAGGGGCTGATCACAAAGGCAGAAATGCTGGGGAGTGTCATCAAAAATTATGCGGACTACTTTCCTGAGATATTTAGGGAAGCCTCTGCATGCATGCAACTGCTGTTTGGCATTGATGTGAAGGAAGTGGACCCCACTAGCCACTCCTATATCCTTGTCACCTCCCTCAATCTCTCTTATGATGGCATACAGTGTAATGAGCAGAGCATGCCCAAGTCTGGCCTCCTGATAATAGTCCTGGGTGTAATCTTCATGGAGGGGAACTGCATCCCTGAAGAGGTTATGTGGGAAGTCCTGAGCATTATGGGAGTGTATGCTGGAAGGGAGCACTTCCTCTTTGGGGAGCCCAAGAAGCTCCTCACCCAAGATTGGGTGCAGGAAAAGTACCTGGTGTACCGGCAGGTGCCCGGCACTGATCCTGCATGCTATGAGTTCCTGTGGGGTCCAAGGGCCCACGCTGAGACCAGCAAGATGAAAGTTCTTGAGTACATAGCCAATGCCAATGGGAGGGATCCCACTTCTTACCCATCCCTGTATGAAGATGCtttgagagaggagggagagggagtctGA
- the LOC129475901 gene encoding transmembrane protein 185A-like has product MSFLCLVVLYYIVWSVLFLRSMDVIAEQRRTHITMALSWMTIVVPLLTFEILLVHKLDGHNAFSCIPIFVPLWLSLITLMATTFGQKGGNHWWFGIRKDFCQFLLEIFPFLREYGNISYDLHHEDNEETEETPVPEPPKIAPMFRKKARVVITQSPGKYVLPPPKLNIEMPD; this is encoded by the exons AtgtcctttctgtgcctggtggTCCTCTACTACATTGTGTGGTCCGTCTTGTTCTTGCGCTCTATGGATGTGATTGCAGAGCAGCGCAGGACACATATAACCATGGCCCTGAGCTGGATGACCATCGTCGTGCCCCTTCTTACATTTGAG ATTCTGCTGGTTCACAAACTGGATGGCCACAACGCCTTCTCCTGCATCCCGATCTTTGTCCCCCTTTGGCTCTCGTTGATCACGCTGATGGCAACCACATTTGGACAGAAGGGAGGAAACCACT GGTGGTTTGGTATCCGCAAAGATTTCTGTCAGTTTCTGCTTGAAATCTTCCCATTTCTACGAGAATATGGAAACATTTCCTATGATCTCCATCATGAAGATAATGAAGAAACCGAAGAGACCCCCGTTCCGGAGCCTCCTAAAATCGCACCCATGTTTCGAAAGAAGGCCAGGGTGGTCATTACCCAGAGCCCTGGGAAGTATGTGCTCCCACCTCCCAAATTAAATATCGAAATGCCAGATTAG